In one Brevibacillus composti genomic region, the following are encoded:
- a CDS encoding 2'-5' RNA ligase family protein produces the protein MKYSIVVFPSSKVQEVANSYRKRYDPAYSLIPPYIRLKEAFELDESQLPHLISHLELVANSTDSFTAHFHRVSSFHPTTNVIYLAIQNKEPFEELHKKIVEKVVQEKETYAFVPHLTIGRDLSNDELRDITGQLSMVKFDLTSDIDRFHLVYELEDGMWSVHQTFLLKK, from the coding sequence TTGAAGTACAGTATCGTCGTTTTTCCGTCCAGCAAAGTGCAGGAAGTGGCCAATTCATACCGTAAACGCTACGATCCGGCGTACTCGTTGATTCCGCCGTATATCCGCCTGAAAGAGGCGTTTGAACTTGATGAATCCCAGCTCCCTCATCTAATCAGTCATTTGGAGCTGGTCGCCAACTCGACAGACAGCTTTACTGCGCACTTCCACCGCGTGTCGTCTTTCCATCCGACGACCAATGTGATCTATCTCGCCATCCAGAACAAGGAACCGTTCGAGGAGCTCCACAAAAAGATCGTGGAAAAGGTGGTCCAGGAAAAAGAGACCTATGCGTTCGTGCCGCATCTCACGATTGGACGCGACCTCTCCAACGACGAGCTGCGCGACATCACCGGACAGCTCAGCATGGTGAAGTTTGATCTGACCTCCGACATTGACCGTTTCCATCTTGTGTACGAACTGGAAGACGGTATGTGGAGCGTCCATCAGACCTTCCTGCTGAAAAAGTAA
- a CDS encoding GNAT family N-acetyltransferase, whose amino-acid sequence MNKLNSEQTEKPAAPSSSLYTLQRVETEQQLRDALSVRRAVFIVEQQVPEAIEIDEHDRIGSGTAHFVAYREGQPVGASRLRPYAPGTGKVERVAVASSERGTGLGRLLMQVLEESAQKLGYQKLKLNAQTHAQRFYEKLGYHPVGPLFEEAGIEHVSMEKSLTDTSN is encoded by the coding sequence ATGAACAAACTCAATTCAGAACAGACAGAGAAGCCCGCAGCCCCGAGCAGCTCGCTCTACACGCTCCAACGAGTAGAGACGGAGCAGCAGCTTCGCGATGCCCTCTCCGTCCGCCGCGCCGTTTTTATCGTCGAGCAGCAGGTCCCGGAAGCGATCGAGATTGACGAGCACGACCGCATCGGCTCCGGCACGGCTCATTTTGTCGCCTACCGCGAGGGACAGCCGGTCGGGGCGAGCCGCCTCCGTCCGTACGCTCCCGGCACCGGCAAAGTGGAACGGGTCGCCGTCGCGAGCAGCGAGCGGGGCACAGGCCTGGGCCGCCTCCTGATGCAAGTGCTGGAGGAGAGCGCGCAAAAACTGGGCTACCAAAAGCTGAAGCTGAATGCTCAGACCCACGCCCAGCGCTTCTATGAAAAGCTCGGCTACCACCCCGTCGGTCCCCTGTTTGAAGAAGCCGGGATCGAGCATGTCTCGATGGAAAAGAGTTTGACCGATACGAGCAACTAA